One region of Quercus lobata isolate SW786 chromosome 2, ValleyOak3.0 Primary Assembly, whole genome shotgun sequence genomic DNA includes:
- the LOC115974213 gene encoding 26S proteasome non-ATPase regulatory subunit 14 homolog isoform X2 codes for MSGMERLQRMFAGAGGGLGHPPPNSPTLDSSEQIFISSLALLKMLKHGRAGVPMEVMGLMLGEFVDEYTVRVVDGLRCRRVVRALVLKLSITYSRLTCSICLNRLDETGW; via the exons ATGTCAGGTATGGAGAGATTGCAGCGAATGTTCGCCGGCGCCGGTGGTGGTTTGGGCCATCCGCCACCAAATTCGCCGACTCTAGATTCGTCGGAGCAAATCTTTATCTCTTCCCTCGCTCTCCTCAAAATGCTCAAACACG ggaGAGCTGGGGTTCCCATGGAGGTTATGGGATTGATGCTTGGGGAGTTTGTGGATGAGTACACTGTTCGTGTTGTCGATGGTTTGCGATGCCGCAGAGTGGTACGGGCGTTAGTGTTGAAGCTGTCGATCACGTATTCCAGACTAACATGCTCGATATGCTTAAACAGACTGGACG AAACTGGATGGTGA
- the LOC115974213 gene encoding patatin-like protein 2 isoform X1, producing the protein MGSTNVPLQPPTYGNLITVLSIDGGGIRGVIPGSILSFLESELQKLDGEVARIADYFDVISGTSTGGLVTTMLAARDENNRPVFAAKDIKDIYLNQCPLVQYFLILQRLSKL; encoded by the exons ATGGGCTCAACAAATGTACCCCTACAACCTCCAACTTATGGAAACCTAATCACTGTTCTCAGCATTGATGGTGGTGGAATAAGAGGGGTTATCCCAGGATCTATCCTTAGTTTTTTAGAATCTGAACTTCAG AAACTGGATGGTGAAGTTGCAAGAATAGCAGATTATTTTGATGTTATCTCAGGAACAAGCACAGGTGGTCTTGTCACCACCATGCTAGCTGCTCGAGATGAAAATAACCGACCTGTCTTTGCTGCCAAGGATATCAAGGATATATACCTAAACCAGTGCCCTC TTGTCCAGTACTTCCTTATCTTACAAAGATTATCAAAGCTCTAG